One genomic region from Heterodontus francisci isolate sHetFra1 chromosome 39, sHetFra1.hap1, whole genome shotgun sequence encodes:
- the LOC137352715 gene encoding carcinoembryonic antigen-related cell adhesion molecule 7-like isoform X2, translated as MERTRLTALAVWLFLSAVESQPLTILVDESLINAAVGQPVLLSVRPSVRVRSGNWKHNGTDVGVWIITNPDINNVYTGRVELLFPNASLLLKSVSVSDSGVYIVIMNSFSNTAATARMDLFVFEPISSVYITSTGSNPVRENDTVWLTCNVLGNYNQRIWSFNGTDVESNERIIFSSENATLMILGVNARNSGEYQCIARNPVSEKASEPYFLHISRSDQSFVETCNSNKWEAAVAVLGVISVTALITVGVLVLKLQKIAQKEMSESYTLATVCGGLSQMPTYESFMPSVNDERECRNQDQSDSNYMSLQRRNVSVYDQLKRYC; from the exons ATGGAGAGAACCCGACTCACTGCACTTGCTGTTTGGTTATTTCTCTCTGCTG TTGAATCTCAGCCTCTGACCATCTTGGTTGATGAGAGTCTTATTAATGCAGCAGTCGGACAGCCTGTGCTCCTGTCAGTGAGACCGTCAGTGAGGGTGAGAAGTGGGAACTGGAAGCACAATGGGACAGATGTCGGAGTGTGGATCATAACAAATCCAGATATAAATAATGTTTACACAGGACGGGTGGAGTTATTATTCCCGAATGCTTCTCTCCTGCTCAAGTCagtgagtgtttcagacagtggagTGTACATTGTCATCATGAACTCATTCTCTAACACAGCAGCAACAGCGAGAATGGATCTTTTTGTGTTTG AACCAATCTCCTCCGTatatatcacatccactggttcaaaCCCAGTGCGAGAGAATGACACAGTTTGGCTGACCTGTAATGTACTTGGAAATTATAACCAAAGAATTTGGTCTTTCAATGGGACAGATGTCGAAAGCAATGAGAGGATAATATTTTCCTCAGAAAATGCTACGTTGATGATACTTGGTGTTAACGCGAGAAATTCCGGTGAATACCAGTGTATTGCACGCAACCCTGTGAGTGAAAAAGCCAGTGAGCCCTACTTCTTGCACATTAGCC GGTCCGATCAGTCATTTGTCGAAACCTGCAACAGCAACAAGTGGGAAGCTGCTGTGGCAGTTCTGGGAGTTATTTCAGTCACAGCTCTAATCACTGTAGGTGTTTTGGTCTTAAAATTGCAGAAAATAGCGCAAAAAGAAATGTCAG AAAGCTATACTCTTGCTACTGTATGTGGCGGACTCAGTCAAATGCCAACATATGAAAGCTTCATGCCATCAGTAAATGACGAG AGAGAATGTAGAAATCAGGATCAATCGGATTCAAACTACATG AGCTTGCAGCGCAGAAACGTGTCAGTTTACGATCAGCTCAAAAG ATACTGTTAA
- the LOC137352715 gene encoding carcinoembryonic antigen-related cell adhesion molecule 7-like isoform X1, with translation MERTRLTALAVWLFLSAVESQPLTILVDESLINAAVGQPVLLSVRPSVRVRSGNWKHNGTDVGVWIITNPDINNVYTGRVELLFPNASLLLKSVSVSDSGVYIVIMNSFSNTAATARMDLFVFEPISSVYITSTGSNPVRENDTVWLTCNVLGNYNQRIWSFNGTDVESNERIIFSSENATLMILGVNARNSGEYQCIARNPVSEKASEPYFLHISRSDQSFVETCNSNKWEAAVAVLGVISVTALITVGVLVLKLQKIAQKEMSESYTLATVCGGLSQMPTYESFMPSVNDERECRNQDQSDSNYMILLTMDKIYQSQSQLNVPASMQT, from the exons ATGGAGAGAACCCGACTCACTGCACTTGCTGTTTGGTTATTTCTCTCTGCTG TTGAATCTCAGCCTCTGACCATCTTGGTTGATGAGAGTCTTATTAATGCAGCAGTCGGACAGCCTGTGCTCCTGTCAGTGAGACCGTCAGTGAGGGTGAGAAGTGGGAACTGGAAGCACAATGGGACAGATGTCGGAGTGTGGATCATAACAAATCCAGATATAAATAATGTTTACACAGGACGGGTGGAGTTATTATTCCCGAATGCTTCTCTCCTGCTCAAGTCagtgagtgtttcagacagtggagTGTACATTGTCATCATGAACTCATTCTCTAACACAGCAGCAACAGCGAGAATGGATCTTTTTGTGTTTG AACCAATCTCCTCCGTatatatcacatccactggttcaaaCCCAGTGCGAGAGAATGACACAGTTTGGCTGACCTGTAATGTACTTGGAAATTATAACCAAAGAATTTGGTCTTTCAATGGGACAGATGTCGAAAGCAATGAGAGGATAATATTTTCCTCAGAAAATGCTACGTTGATGATACTTGGTGTTAACGCGAGAAATTCCGGTGAATACCAGTGTATTGCACGCAACCCTGTGAGTGAAAAAGCCAGTGAGCCCTACTTCTTGCACATTAGCC GGTCCGATCAGTCATTTGTCGAAACCTGCAACAGCAACAAGTGGGAAGCTGCTGTGGCAGTTCTGGGAGTTATTTCAGTCACAGCTCTAATCACTGTAGGTGTTTTGGTCTTAAAATTGCAGAAAATAGCGCAAAAAGAAATGTCAG AAAGCTATACTCTTGCTACTGTATGTGGCGGACTCAGTCAAATGCCAACATATGAAAGCTTCATGCCATCAGTAAATGACGAG AGAGAATGTAGAAATCAGGATCAATCGGATTCAAACTACATG ATACTGTTAACCATGGACAAAATCTACCAATCACAAAG CCAGTTGAACGTCCCTGCCAGTATGCAGACCTGA